In Heterodontus francisci isolate sHetFra1 chromosome 19, sHetFra1.hap1, whole genome shotgun sequence, the sequence TGGCAGTGAACTTTACAACAGGCGGGGTTGACGGGATTCTTTGTTTAGAATATCTACACTTAAAACATTTTCACCGAACAACATTTCAGAGAAAAGAAGTGATTTAAGCGGCGGCCTGATCGCATTGACTATCCGAGAGGAGGTGAAACTACATTCAATAATGTTCACAGAATACAGCGAATGAACATATTCACATTTCTCCAGATCTGCAGCCTGCTCACGGCAGTGgggtggggattggggagggggtcagTGAGGAGGGGCTGGGGGTGCAGGTTAAACACATTAAACACTCTACAAGGTCCTATTTTTGACGGCGCCCCATTCTTTCATTTGAAGCTGGTTAAAGCTGGCGGAGAGGAATTAGATAAATCCCTCACAGTGATTTCCACAGTAATATCTACCAACAAATAGGTACATCAGGTATTGGGAGACACAAAGGGTAATTATTCTGGTCACAGTGTCGTCGTTTGCTGAATATCCTCTTCTGAAATATATAAACCAAAGCCTTTCCCCCAGAGTTGAAATTTGAACAGTTCTTCTCGCAGGAGCCAAATGTGAAGGTTTAAACTTTCTAATGGTATCTGGATAGGATCCAGTACATTCCGCGGAGGTGATCGGGCATCAATGTGGATCTCCGGCGCAGAGTTCGCCCTCCCTAAAGCTTTTGTTCTGCTCTTGACAGGTTTAGATGCGGATTCGCCGCCAGCAGAGCGGGTCTTCAAGCGGCAGCACCCGGGGAAACGGTTAGAAGAAGAGTTTGAGAAGAGGCAGCATCCAGGAAAACGCGAACAAGGGGAGGACCAGGAGGGCGCTTACTTGGAAGCGGAGAAAAGGCAGCACCCGGGGAGAAGAGAGATGGACGATGGATACGTGGAGATCCAGACAAGGCAGCACCCGGGGAGAAGGTCCGCCTATGACCAGTATTCGGGGGAGAATGTGGGCCGCCAGCTAGCCTTCCTCAGCGAGCTCTCCAAGAGGCAGCATCCCGGCAAGAGGTCCCCGCAGTTCAACAAGCGCCAGCATCCTGGCCGGAGGAGTTGGGAGGATGAGACCGACTCCAGTGAGAGCCAGCCGGCGGAGAAAGGCCCGCAGCCAGTCAAATGGCATCTGGAGGCGGCCAGCAGCAGCAGCGAACTCCCCATCCCCTGTGAACTGCAGGACCCCGTAACTTGCAGCAAAGCGAGCTATCTGTTAGAGCTGCTAGGTAATAAGAACAAGAGTAGGGCAGAGGTGAAGAGGCAACACCCTGGGAGGAGGCTTGCTTCAGATGATGAGTTGGAGGGACGAGTTTGAGATGTTTAAATGTGAATTACTCTGTTGTAAAGATTGTTTTCTTTCATTTATATGGGATGCCCTCTCAGACCATGTAAAGCTCTGCTTCCTAGGCAGGAATTGGTTTTGGTTCAGTCTGTTAATAGGTTCACCATCACATTCCCCAGCATGTCCCTCAGTGCATGTCCCATCACCCAAAAGAATGTGAGGAAAGAGTAGaggagggggaggaaagagagggggaagatcagagagggtggagagacgtgagagaggggaagaagggatgagaggagggaggggggagagaggtggCGGGGAGAGGTAAGAGTGAGGAAGgggatgaaaggagagagaggggaagaggggaaggagagaagagagaggggagagagtggagagaggaaagagaggggaggagaggggtaggGCAGTGAGAAAGGGTGGAGAGAGTTGAGAtggggaggagaggagaaagagggggaggtgagagagcagagagagaggtaagagaagggaggagagagaggggaaggagagagagagtggggacagaggagagacaggagaggggaggagaggagagagagacgaggAAGAGGGGAAGGAAAGAATGGGAGGAGATAGGAAAAAAGATTTCTCAAGAAAAAAAATACAACATTTTGAAAGAGAAAATAATGAATGTGTTGCATGGCATAATAATAGAAAGAAAGGGTTGTTATAAGTTTAATTTTCCACTGTTCTTGATTATTATCAAATCATTGCCTGGGAATCATGCATCTTTGTTTATGTGGTCTCAAAGTGCAGGTTATTCCCTAAAATGTGCACTGGCAGACACTGTCAAATTTCAAACCCTGTAAGATACCAGCTTGGTCCTTAGTTCTAATAAAACGCATGTCGAAATTATTTTTTTACATGAAACCTCAAGTGTCACATTGTTCAAAGGAATGAATGTTTGTTGACTTTGTGTCTGCTTAAAGGGGGAGATTGCTATGTGGTGTTTGATGTATCCAGCTCTGGGTCTGATGCAACTGCCAATGTGCAGGGCCCATTCCTTGTCATATTCCTTTACCTCTGAAAAATAGAAAGTATTCCTCCCTCTCTTTTCTGGCCCATTTCTCCCTATGCATTTGTGTCAGTTTAAGATACTTAAAATATGATCAAAGCCACAAGAAGTCAAATGACAGCCTGGAGGATGTTGCTATGACAAaattgaggggatgaatggccactactcctgtttctatttttTCCATCTTGAGGGGtttaatggcctactcatgttcccaaTGTTCCtatcttgaggggctgaatggcctcctcctgctcctaatgttCCTATCTCAAGGTGCtgcatggcctcttcctgttcctaatgttcctatctcgaggggctgaatggcctcctcctgttcctaatgctCCTATCTCAAGGGGCTgactggcctcttcctgttcctaatgCTCCtatctcaaagggctgaatggcctcctcctgttctgatgctcccatttctttctaccCAATTGCACCAAATTTATTGCTATCATTGAGTTCATTTTCAGCCAAATCACTTCCATGTTTCAGAATGGAACAGAGTGGAAACCTTGTGTGACTGAAACTGATTTCCATCAAACTGACAGAATGAAAACTACTCACCAGGATCATTAGCCAGGTCAGGGCATAGATAGGGGGAGAGCAGAGGGtcggaggtggggtggggcaagtggtggtggaaatggtggtggggggaggatcATTTATAACATTAAGTGTTTATTATAATAAAGAGAATGACAGAAACTCCATAAAAACACAATGAGCTGACCACATATCTCACACTCAGAGCCAGCAGAATCTGCCAGCTACATAAATCTGTGGTTAAATTAGAAACTACTGGAAATCTACAGGTCGGTCAGCATCTGAAAGCGGAAGGTCGGTGTAATTTTTTGGGGGACTGGTGAGAGTGGGCTGTGTGGAGATGGATGATCCATCCTCAGAGCTCTGCACTCTGCTTCTGtttatctactgacacccagttggCTGGAATCTACCTCATGCTTTTGAGGCAAACAGAAAAACTGAAGGAAGATAGAATTTGTCACAGGGTCCCAGTTAACATCTCAAAACCCAGTTAGCATCTTAGTGCCCAGTTACCAGCCCAGTGCTTAGTTACCAACTCAGGGTCCATATGCCAATCCAGGACCTAGTTACCATCTCTATGCCAGTTGCCAGCTGAGCACTTAGTTACCAGGCTGCTGTTGAGTTACCAGCTCAATGCCCAGAAGCCTGTTCAGTTCACACTCAGTAAGAGGAGCAGGACATTCTCCTTTGTCCAGGTCAACATTCCTCCCATAACCAAAACCTATCTGTTCATTAACTACTTATCTGTGGGAGCATGATAgacacaaattggctactgtgtttgccTAAATTACAACAGCAGCTACACTTCAACAATAAGTCATTGGCTGCGAAGAACTCTGAGATCTCCTGAGGACACTTATATTAGTGCAAGTGGCCAGTTATGAATGCAGCACCCAGTTATCAGCTCAGACCCCAATGATCAGATCAAACTCAAGTTCAATTCAATTCCAGTTACTGGTTCAGTGCCCTGTTCAAGCGTCCAACTCAGCAACACGCACCACACCACCaacaccgcccccacccccgccacctcaCCCACACTCCCATTACCAGTTCAGTTGCCTTGTTGATGTTCATTTGAGTGGCCTCCACTCCGATTTCCTGTCATTAAACACAAATTTCATGATCTCCAAGTGAGAGTCCACGGAGACTAAAATAAACCAAACGAGAGAGATTCCAGCAACAGTGAAACGGACAAAACCTCTCACCAATCAATATCCTGCAAGAACCAAAAGAGTGGTGAGAACCTGCAAGGCAAGTGAAGAAACACAACACAGCTCCAATTGGattaggaacatgggaacataggaacaggagtaggccattcagcccatcgagactgctctgccattcaacacgatcatagctgatcatccacttcaatgcctttttcccacactatcctcatgtccctttatgtcattggtatttagaaatctgtcaatctctactttaaacatactcaatgacggagcttccacagccctctgggctaaagaattccaaagattcacaaccctctgagtaaagaaatctctcctcatcacagtcctaagtggcttcccccttattttgaaattgtgtcccctggttctaaactccccaaccaggggaaacatcttacctgcatcccatagagtcatagagttatacagcacagaaacaggcccttcggaccatcgtgtctatgcggccatcaagcacctatctattctaatcccattttccagcacttggcccgtagccttgtctgctatggcgtttcaagtgctcatcaaatacttcttaaatgttgtgagggttcctgcctctaccaccccttcaggcagtgtgttccagattccaaccaccctctgggtgaaacttttttcctcaaatcccctcgaagcctcctgccccttaccttaaatctatgccccatggttattgacccctccgctaagggaaataatttcttcctatctaacctatcattgccccttataattttgtatacctcaatcaggtcccaccttagcctctctgctctaaggaaaacaaccctagcctatccagtctctcttcatagctgaaatgctccagcccaggcaacagcctggtgaatctcctctgcactctctccagtgcaatcacatccttgctatagtgtggtgccaagaattgtacacagtactccagctgtgccctaactagcattttatacagttccatcataacctccctgctcttatattcgatgcctcggctgatgaaggcaagtatcccatctgccttcctacccacgttatctacctgtgctactacattcagtgaactatggacaagtacaccaaggtccctttgaccctctgtacttcctagggtcttaccatccattgcatattcccttgccttgttaatcctcccaaaatgcatcacctcatgcttctcaggattaaattccatttgccactgctcagcccatcttaccagcccatctatattgtcctgtaatctaaggctttcctcctcactatttacaacaccaccaattttcgtgtcatctgcgaacttactgatcatacctcctatattcacgtctaaatcattaatgtacactacaaacagcaagggtcccagccccgatccctgcggtacaccactggtcacaggcttccactcacaaaaacaatccttgaccatcagcctctgcctcctgccactaaaccaattttggatccaatttgccaaattaccctggatcccatgggctcttaacttcttaaccaatctacccggtctatccctttaagtattttgtagatttcaatgagatcatctctgattcttcgaaactctagagaatacaggcccagtttccccaatctctcttcataggacagtcctgccatgctgggaacaagtctggtgaaatttcgtcgcactccctctatggtaataatatccttcctaaggtaaggggaccaaaactgcacacagtactccaggtggggtctaaccaaggttctatacaatggaagcaagacttcgctacacctgtgctcaaatcctcttgtgataaaggctaacgcaccattagccttcctaattgcttgctgtacctgcatattagctttcatttatttttatttattttatttagagatacagcacagatacctagtctgtgccgaccaacaaccaaccatttatactaatcctacattaatcccatattccctaccgcatccccaccattctcctaccacctacccacactaggggcaatttacattggccaatttacctatcaacctgcaagtctttcagtgaattattgatgagaacacccaggtccctttgtacatctacactttctaatctcttaccatttaagaaatactctgcacatctattcctcttaccaaagtggataacctcacattttcccacattatatttcatctgccacgttcttgaccactcactaagtctgtccaaatccccttgaagctgctttgcatcttcctcacaacatactttcctacctagttttgtgtcattcatgaacttggaaatattacatttggtccccacatccaaatcattgatatatattgtgaacagctggcccaagtactgatccttgaggtaccccactagtcacagcctgccaacgcgagaataacccatttattcctactctctattttttgcctgttaaccaatcctcaatgccgatatattacctcctatcctatttgctttaattttgctaaccaacctcccgttggggactttatcaaaacccttctgaaaatccaagtatactatgtccactgactcccctttatcaattctgtaagtaacatcctcaaaaagctccaacaggtcatcaaacatgatttgccattcataaatccatgttaactatgcccaatcagatcattgttacccaaatgcccatttatcacatcctttcgaacaGATTCgagaattttccctactactgatgtaaggctaacaggtctctagtcccctgttttctccctccctcccttcttaaacagtggggtgacatttgctaccttacaatctgcaggaactgttccagaatctatagaattttggaagatgatcaccaatgcattaaTTACCAATGATTAAGAAACGCGATGCCTTTATTGTAAAATGCCAAAGCAAAATAAAAGCTGATCTTCCGAGTAGTGTTTTGGACTCACAGTCTACATTAAAAGGATAAGAAACCATCCTTTGACACACGAAGGGTCTATGGTGACTGAGTGACACCCAGTGCGGGAGCTTGATACAATTAGGGAAACTCAAATCTGAATCCATTCCCTCCGCAGCTATTAACACAAACAACTTTTATTTAACATTgaaggtcagggagcatctgtgaaaagaaacagagttaatgtttcaggtcaataacctttcatcagaacttggaaaagttaggaatgtaatgggttttaagcaggtgaaatgggggaaggtggaaaaagaacaaaagggaaggtctgtgatagggtggaagatgggggACATTAAATGATAAAAGATTTGGTGGCGTAgatccaaagggagtggtaattggACAAGTAAAGTTAAAAAAGATGTGTCCGGAGGAGgtgtcaatggcagaataatgaacagctgctgtctgaaagcaaaacacAAGTGAAAAACAAGATCAAGCCTGAAACATGCAAAGAAGAGGAAACAAAATATGGTcaaagattatggtctgaaattgttgaattcaatgttgagtctggaaggctgtaaagtgatattcgaaag encodes:
- the trh gene encoding pro-thyrotropin-releasing hormone, which produces MRSAWFLLLVYLTLHKSVAASQQTAAEDGPGGEAIPLEEMLQRAETILIRSMLMKMEEERNANGLDADSPPAERVFKRQHPGKRLEEEFEKRQHPGKREQGEDQEGAYLEAEKRQHPGRREMDDGYVEIQTRQHPGRRSAYDQYSGENVGRQLAFLSELSKRQHPGKRSPQFNKRQHPGRRSWEDETDSSESQPAEKGPQPVKWHLEAASSSSELPIPCELQDPVTCSKASYLLELLGNKNKSRAEVKRQHPGRRLASDDELEGRV